In one Dama dama isolate Ldn47 chromosome 5, ASM3311817v1, whole genome shotgun sequence genomic region, the following are encoded:
- the RNF215 gene encoding RING finger protein 215: protein MGPAASPALRSPPPPPPPPPPPSPLLLLLPLLPLWLGLAGPGAAADGGEPAAGAGRGGARAVRVDVRLPRQDALVLQGVRIGPEADPAPPLGGRLLLMDIVDAEQDAPVEGWIAVAYVGKEQEAQIHQESQGGGPQAYPKALVQQMRRALFLGASALLLLVLNHNVVRELDISQLLLRPVIVLHYSSNVTKLLEALLQRTQATAEITSGESLSANIEWKLTLWTTCGLSKDGYGGWQDLVCLGGSRAQEQKPLQQLWNAILLVAMLLCTGLVVQAQRQASRQSQREPGGQVELLKRRVVQRLASLKTRRCRLGRAAHSPLEPGAETCAVCLDYFCNKQWLRVLPCKHEFHRDCVDPWLMLQQTCPLCKFNVLGNRYSDD, encoded by the exons ATGGGCCCCGCCGCTAGCCCCGCGCTGaggtcgccgccgccgccgccgcctccgccgccgccgccgtcgccgctgctgctgctgctgcccctaCTGCCGCTCTGGCTGGGCCTGGCGGGGCCGGGGGCCGCGGCGGACGGCGGCGAGCCggcggccggggcggggcggggcggggcccgcGCCGTGCGGGTGGACGTGAGGTTGCCGCGGCAGGACGCGCTGGTGCTGCAGGGGGTGAGGATCGGCCCCGAGGCCGACCCGGCGCCCCCGCTGGGCGGCCGCTTGCTGCTG ATGGACATCGTGGATGCTGAGCAGGACGCACCCGTAGAAGGCTGGATTGCGGTGGCATACGTGGGCAAAGAGCAGGAGGCCCAGATTCACCAGGAGAGTCAGGGCGGCGGCCCACAGGCCTATCCCAAGGCTCTGGTTCAGCAG ATGCGGAGGGCACTCTTCCTGGGAGCCTCAGCCCTGCTGCTTCTGGTCCTGAACCACAACGTGGTCCGGGAG CTGGACATTTCCCAGCTTCTGCTCAGGCCAGTGATCGTCCTGCATTATTCCTCCAATGTCACCAAGCTGTTGGAGGCACTGCTGCA GAGGACCCAGGCCACGGCTGAGATCACCAGCGGAGAGTCCCTGTCGGCCAACATCGAGTGGAAGCTGACCCTGTGGACCACCTGTGGCCTCTCTAAGGACGGCTATGGAGGATGGCAGGACTTGGTGTGCCTGGGAGGCAGTCGCGCCCAGGAGCAG AAGCCGCTGCAGCAGCTGTGGAACGCCATCCTGCTAGTGGCCATGCTCCTGTGCACAGGCCTCGTGGTGCAGGCTCAGCGGCAGGCATCCCGGCAGAGCCAGCGGGAGCCCGGAGGCCAG gTGGAGCTGCTCAAGCGCCGGGTGGTGCAGAGGCTGGCATCCCTCAAGACCCGGAGGTGCCGGCTGGGCCGGGCAGCGCATAGCCCCCTGGAGCCTGGTGCTGAGACCTGCGCTGTGTGTCTGGACTATTTCTGCAACAAGCAG TGGCTCCGGGTGCTGCCCTGTAAGCATGAGTTCCATCGAGACTGCGTGGACCCCTGGCTAATGCTCCAGCAGACCTGCCCGCTATGCAAATTCAACGTCCTGG GGAACCGCTACTCCGATGATTAG